A portion of the Thermoflexus hugenholtzii JAD2 genome contains these proteins:
- a CDS encoding GtrA family protein, translating into MERKEVIRFAAIDLVPPTYRKELRRFLKFCVVGTVGFIVDTGLLNGLIFLGGVIPVIAKAISFIAAVTNNFLWNRYWTYPESRSKPLWQQISQFFVVNTAGLGINLMVFGTASAFLIPRLGMKWGVNLSQILAVGVALFWNFFVNRFWTFNDVP; encoded by the coding sequence GTGGAGAGAAAAGAGGTCATCCGCTTCGCCGCCATCGATCTCGTCCCCCCGACTTATCGAAAAGAGTTGCGTCGGTTCCTGAAGTTCTGCGTGGTGGGGACAGTAGGGTTCATTGTGGACACCGGGCTCCTGAACGGGTTGATCTTCCTGGGCGGGGTGATCCCGGTGATCGCCAAGGCGATCTCTTTCATCGCCGCGGTGACCAACAATTTCCTGTGGAACCGTTACTGGACTTACCCGGAGTCCCGCTCCAAGCCCCTCTGGCAGCAGATCTCCCAGTTCTTTGTGGTGAACACCGCGGGACTGGGGATCAACCTGATGGTGTTCGGGACGGCCTCCGCCTTTCTGATCCCCCGTCTGGGGATGAAATGGGGGGTGAACCTGTCTCAGATCCTCGCCGTGGGGGTCGCCCTCTTCTGGAATTTCTTTGTGAACCGCTTCTGGACTTTCAACGACGTTCCCTGA